One stretch of Pseudomonas azotoformans DNA includes these proteins:
- the rsmA gene encoding 16S rRNA (adenine(1518)-N(6)/adenine(1519)-N(6))-dimethyltransferase RsmA encodes MTEHYQHRARKRFGQNFLHDAGVIDRILRSIHAKPEDRLLEIGPGQGALTQGLLASGGQLDVVELDKDLIPILNQQFAGKPNFNLHQGDALKFDFNTLNAAPNSLRVVGNLPYNISTPLIFHLLNNAGIIRDMHFMLQKEVVERLAAGPGGGDWGRLSIMVQYHCRVEHLFNVGPGAFNPPPKVDSAIVRLVPHAVLPHPAKDHRLLERVVREAFNQRRKTLRNTLKALLSNAEIEAAGVDGSLRPEQLDLAAFVRLADQLAIQPAPAAQ; translated from the coding sequence ATGACTGAGCATTACCAACACCGGGCGCGCAAGCGCTTCGGGCAAAACTTCCTGCACGACGCTGGCGTGATCGATCGCATCCTGCGCTCCATCCATGCCAAGCCCGAAGACCGTCTGCTGGAAATCGGCCCGGGCCAGGGTGCGCTGACCCAAGGCCTGCTGGCCAGCGGTGGCCAACTGGATGTGGTGGAGCTGGACAAGGACCTGATCCCGATCCTCAACCAGCAGTTCGCCGGCAAGCCCAACTTCAACCTGCATCAGGGTGATGCGCTGAAGTTCGACTTCAACACCCTCAACGCCGCGCCCAACAGCCTGCGCGTGGTGGGTAACCTGCCGTACAACATCTCCACCCCGTTGATTTTCCACCTGCTGAACAACGCCGGGATCATCCGCGACATGCACTTCATGCTGCAAAAGGAAGTGGTCGAACGCCTGGCAGCAGGCCCTGGCGGTGGTGATTGGGGCCGTCTGTCGATCATGGTTCAGTACCACTGCCGCGTCGAACACCTGTTCAACGTTGGCCCGGGTGCTTTCAACCCGCCGCCGAAGGTCGACTCGGCCATCGTGCGCCTAGTGCCCCACGCCGTACTGCCACACCCGGCCAAAGACCACCGCCTGCTGGAGCGCGTCGTACGCGAAGCGTTCAACCAGCGTCGCAAGACCCTGCGCAACACGCTCAAGGCCTTGCTGAGCAATGCCGAGATCGAAGCTGCCGGCGTCGATGGCAGCCTGCGTCCCGAGCAACTGGACCTGGCCGCATTCGTACGCCTGGCCGACCAGTTGGCCATCCAGCCTGCGCCCGCAGCGCAATAG
- the apaG gene encoding Co2+/Mg2+ efflux protein ApaG: protein MSDPRYQIDVSVVTRFLADQSQPEQNRFAFAYTITVKNNGLVPAKLLSRHWVITDGDGQVEEVRGAGVVGQQPLIDSGASHTYSSGTVMTSKVGTMQGSYQMKATDGQLFDAIIAPFRLAVPGALH from the coding sequence ATGTCCGATCCTCGCTACCAGATCGACGTCAGCGTCGTCACCCGCTTCCTGGCGGACCAATCGCAACCTGAACAGAACCGCTTCGCCTTTGCCTACACCATCACGGTGAAAAACAACGGGCTGGTACCGGCCAAGTTACTGTCACGCCACTGGGTGATCACCGACGGTGACGGCCAGGTTGAAGAAGTACGCGGCGCAGGCGTGGTCGGCCAGCAACCGCTGATCGACAGCGGCGCCAGCCACACCTACAGCAGCGGCACGGTAATGACCTCCAAGGTCGGCACCATGCAAGGCTCGTATCAAATGAAGGCCACCGACGGCCAACTGTTCGACGCCATCATCGCGCCGTTCCGTCTTGCCGTGCCGGGAGCCCTGCACTGA
- a CDS encoding symmetrical bis(5'-nucleosyl)-tetraphosphatase has translation MTTYAVGDLQGCLQPLKCLLERVAFDPASDRLWLVGDLVNRGPQSLETLRYLYSLRDSLVCVLGNHDLHLLAACNNIERLKKGDTLREILEAPDRAELLDWLRRQKIMHYDEGRNVALVHAGIPPQWSLKKALKCAAEVESALADDNLYTAYLDGMYGNEPVKWDNDLTGVARLRVITNYFTRMRFCTAEGKLDLKSKEGADTALPGYKPWFAHKERKTRDTKIIFGHWAALEGKCDEPGVFALDTGCVWGGAMTLMNLDTGERYSCQCESPLPVTLPAAARP, from the coding sequence ATGACGACGTATGCGGTCGGCGACCTGCAAGGTTGCCTGCAGCCGCTCAAGTGCCTGCTTGAGCGCGTAGCCTTCGATCCGGCAAGTGACCGCCTGTGGTTGGTCGGCGACCTGGTCAATCGCGGTCCACAGTCTTTGGAGACGCTGCGCTACTTATATAGCCTGCGCGATTCCCTGGTATGTGTATTGGGCAACCACGACCTGCACCTGCTGGCGGCTTGCAACAACATCGAGCGCCTGAAAAAGGGCGATACCCTGCGGGAAATCCTCGAAGCACCCGATCGCGCCGAGTTGCTCGACTGGCTGCGCCGCCAGAAAATCATGCATTACGACGAAGGCCGTAACGTGGCCCTGGTCCATGCTGGCATACCGCCCCAATGGTCATTGAAGAAAGCCCTCAAGTGCGCAGCCGAAGTCGAAAGCGCCCTGGCCGATGACAACCTGTACACCGCCTACCTCGACGGCATGTACGGCAACGAGCCGGTGAAGTGGGACAACGACCTCACCGGCGTCGCGCGCCTGCGGGTCATCACCAACTACTTCACGCGCATGCGCTTCTGCACCGCCGAGGGCAAGCTGGATCTCAAGAGCAAGGAAGGCGCCGACACCGCGCTTCCCGGCTATAAGCCTTGGTTCGCCCACAAAGAACGCAAGACCCGTGACACCAAGATCATTTTCGGTCACTGGGCTGCACTTGAAGGCAAGTGCGATGAGCCTGGCGTATTCGCCCTCGACACCGGTTGCGTGTGGGGCGGCGCCATGACCCTGATGAACCTCGACACCGGCGAGCGTTATAGCTGCCAGTGCGAATCCCCCCTGCCCGTTACACTGCCGGCTGCCGCCAGGCCCTAG
- the glpE gene encoding thiosulfate sulfurtransferase GlpE, with protein MSEFKRIPPEQAQALREQGAVVVDIRDQPTYNAAHITGAQHLDNVNIADFIRAADLDAPVIVACYHGNSSQSAAAYLISQGFSDVYSLDGGFELWRTTYPAEISSGNSQ; from the coding sequence ATGAGCGAATTCAAACGTATCCCTCCCGAACAAGCCCAGGCCCTGCGCGAGCAAGGTGCCGTGGTGGTCGACATCCGTGACCAACCGACGTACAACGCCGCCCACATCACCGGCGCCCAACACCTGGACAACGTCAACATCGCCGATTTCATCCGTGCCGCCGACCTCGACGCACCGGTGATCGTGGCCTGCTACCACGGCAATTCCAGCCAGAGCGCGGCGGCCTACCTGATCAGCCAAGGCTTCTCGGACGTCTACAGCCTGGACGGCGGCTTTGAGCTGTGGCGTACGACCTATCCTGCGGAAATTTCCTCGGGCAATTCGCAATAA